One genomic region from Haloprofundus salinisoli encodes:
- the hemL gene encoding glutamate-1-semialdehyde 2,1-aminomutase, whose product MNHDRSRDLYDRALSVLSGGVNSSVRATRPYPFFIERGDGGHVVDADGNRYVDYVMGYGPLLYGHDAPKPVQAAVQKYASAGPMYGAPTEIEVEHAEFVARHVPSVEMIRFVNSGTEATVSAVRLARGATDRDKIVVMQGGYHGAQESTLVEGGPDNPHPSTSGIPESFAEHTLPVPFNDAEAVAEVFEEHGGDIAAVLVEPILANTGIVAPVDGYHETLRDLCDEHESLLIFDEVITGFRVGGLQCAQGKFGVTPDLTTFGKIIGGGFPVGAIGGRAELIEQFTPAGDVFQSGTFSGHPVTMAAGHEYLKYAAENDVYEHIDRLGEKLRRGITDICADQAPEYTVVGTDSMFKTVFTREGPSSLGGQCEAGCRQRVDCPRFEYCPKTGADVANAETERWERIFWQEMKDQGVFLTANQFESQFVCYAHTDEDVEETLEAYKEAL is encoded by the coding sequence GTGAACCACGACCGCTCCCGCGACCTGTACGACCGAGCGCTGTCGGTGCTGTCGGGCGGCGTCAACTCCTCGGTGCGCGCGACGCGCCCCTACCCGTTCTTCATCGAGCGTGGCGACGGCGGCCACGTCGTCGACGCCGACGGGAATCGCTACGTCGACTACGTGATGGGCTACGGCCCCCTATTGTACGGCCACGACGCGCCGAAACCGGTGCAGGCCGCCGTCCAGAAGTACGCCAGCGCCGGGCCGATGTACGGCGCGCCGACGGAGATAGAGGTCGAACACGCCGAGTTCGTCGCCCGACACGTCCCCTCCGTCGAGATGATTCGGTTCGTCAACTCCGGGACGGAGGCGACCGTCTCGGCGGTCCGCCTCGCCCGCGGGGCGACGGACCGCGACAAAATCGTCGTCATGCAGGGCGGCTACCACGGTGCCCAGGAGTCGACGCTCGTCGAGGGGGGCCCCGACAACCCCCATCCGAGCACCAGCGGCATCCCCGAGTCGTTCGCCGAACACACCCTCCCCGTGCCGTTCAACGACGCCGAAGCGGTCGCCGAGGTGTTCGAAGAACACGGCGGCGACATCGCGGCCGTCCTCGTCGAACCGATTCTGGCAAACACGGGTATCGTCGCCCCCGTCGACGGCTACCACGAAACCCTACGGGACCTCTGCGACGAACACGAGTCGCTTTTGATATTCGACGAGGTCATCACGGGCTTCCGCGTCGGCGGCCTCCAGTGCGCGCAGGGGAAGTTCGGCGTCACGCCCGACCTCACGACGTTCGGCAAGATCATCGGCGGCGGCTTCCCGGTGGGCGCTATCGGCGGCCGCGCCGAACTGATAGAGCAGTTCACCCCCGCGGGCGACGTGTTCCAGTCGGGGACGTTCTCGGGGCACCCGGTGACGATGGCCGCCGGCCACGAGTACCTGAAGTACGCCGCCGAGAACGACGTGTACGAGCACATCGACCGGTTGGGCGAGAAACTGCGGCGCGGTATCACTGACATCTGCGCCGACCAGGCCCCCGAGTACACCGTCGTCGGCACCGACAGCATGTTCAAGACGGTGTTCACCCGCGAGGGACCGTCGAGCCTCGGTGGACAGTGCGAGGCCGGATGCCGACAACGCGTCGACTGCCCGCGCTTCGAGTACTGTCCGAAAACCGGCGCGGACGTCGCCAACGCCGAAACGGAGCGCTGGGAGCGCATCTTCTGGCAGGAGATGAAAGATCAGGGCGTCTTCCTCACGGCGAACCAGTTCGAGTCGCAGTTCGTCTGCTACGCCCACACCGACGAGGACGTCGAGGAGACGCTGGAAGCGTACAAAGAGGCGCTGTAG
- a CDS encoding NAD-dependent epimerase/dehydratase family protein: MDVLIVGGTGLISTGITRQLVAAGHDVTLYNRGETDAEIPDSVSAIRGDRTEYERFERQLGDRDFDAVVDMVCFTPEDAESAVRTFRESVDRYVFCSTIDVYSRPVSRMPLTEDTPRHPPTSEYGREKAAAEDVFFAAYEESGFPAVVLRPWHTYGEGGRLIHSLGDRTSYIDRIRAGKPIVVHGDGTSVWAPCHRDDVARSFAAAVEAKGSVVGGEAYHVTAEEHLTWDEYHRGVAAALDAPEPELVHIPSDVLFEVAPDRTRGLRDHFQYSTVFDNAKAKRELGHEQTVGWEEGVRRTVDWLDENGETKAWASDPLPDRLVGAWREARESLVSNFER; encoded by the coding sequence ATGGACGTGCTCATCGTCGGCGGGACCGGACTCATCAGCACCGGAATCACCCGCCAACTCGTCGCCGCCGGCCACGACGTGACGCTGTACAACCGCGGCGAGACCGACGCCGAGATTCCCGATTCTGTCTCGGCGATTCGCGGCGACCGGACCGAGTACGAGCGGTTCGAGCGGCAACTCGGCGACCGCGACTTCGACGCCGTCGTCGACATGGTCTGTTTCACCCCCGAAGACGCCGAGAGCGCGGTCCGAACGTTTCGAGAATCGGTCGACCGCTACGTCTTCTGTTCGACTATCGACGTCTACTCCCGCCCCGTCTCTCGGATGCCGCTGACCGAAGACACGCCGCGACATCCGCCGACGAGCGAATATGGGAGAGAGAAAGCCGCCGCCGAAGACGTGTTCTTCGCGGCGTACGAGGAGTCGGGCTTTCCGGCGGTCGTGCTTCGTCCGTGGCACACCTACGGCGAGGGCGGGAGGCTCATTCACTCGCTCGGCGACCGGACGAGCTACATCGACCGCATCCGCGCGGGCAAACCGATCGTCGTCCACGGCGACGGGACCTCCGTCTGGGCTCCCTGTCACCGCGACGACGTGGCGCGGAGTTTCGCCGCTGCAGTGGAAGCGAAGGGGTCGGTCGTCGGGGGCGAGGCGTACCACGTCACCGCCGAGGAGCACCTGACGTGGGACGAGTACCACCGAGGGGTCGCCGCCGCCCTCGACGCGCCCGAACCCGAGTTGGTCCACATCCCGTCGGACGTCCTGTTCGAGGTCGCACCCGACCGAACGCGGGGGCTTCGAGACCACTTCCAGTACAGCACGGTGTTCGACAACGCGAAGGCGAAGCGAGAGCTGGGTCACGAACAGACCGTCGGTTGGGAAGAAGGGGTGAGACGGACCGTCGACTGGTTAGACGAGAACGGTGAGACGAAAGCGTGGGCGTCGGACCCCCTGCCGGACCGACTCGTCGGCGCGTGGCGCGAGGCGAGAGAGTCGCTCGTCTCGAACTTCGAGCGGTAG